GCGTCGGCGAGGCCCGAGCGGAGGGCGTCGGCGAGGCCGAGCGGGCCGGCGGGCCGACGCGTGGGCTCGGGCCGCCCGCGGGCGAGGAGGAGGTACGCGGCGCGGTCCGCCGGATCCGCGGGCCGGACGGCCGCGCTCACCCGCACGACGGCGCCCACGCCGAGGCGGGGGCGCCCGCGCCCGTCGGGGCCGGATCCGTCGTCCGCGCCGCCGGCGCCCGTGGCGAAGACCACGACCGGCACCGCGCTCGGCAGCAGCACCGTGTCGTCGACCGCGCGTCCGTCCCCCTCGCGGCCGACGTGCAGGGCGGTGAGGTGCGCGGCGAGGCGCACCCGGTCGGCGCGGCCCGCGCCGCTCCCGGCGTGCGACGCGACCGGGGCGGGCGGCTCGTCGACGACGGCGTCCGCCACCACCATGCCGTCCGTGCGTGCCGCGGACTCGAGGGCATCCGGGTGACGCGACGGCTCGCGGACCGCGGCGGCGCCGAGCAGCATGGCCGTGACCCCGGCGGCGACGGCCAGCGCGGCAGCTGCGCGGCGGATCCGGGCCGACGTGGATCCGTGGACGCGCTGTGCGGGCTGGCGGGCGCGGCGACGCCCGTCCCGTGGCGATCCGGTCGGTGCCGCGTACGGCCGCGCGTGGACGGACGACCCGATGGCGACCCCGACGGACGACAGCGCCAGCGACCCGAGTACGACGGCGAGAGGCCCCGACGCCCCGCGGACGCCGATCGCGGCCGCCGTCGAGGCCCAGCCGACGGCCGCGGGGATCGCCAGCCGCAGGTCGATGGGCGGGGCGGCATCGCCCCGCCGACGACGCGACGACCGCACGGTCACACCCGCACCAGCGGGGTGAGCGAGGCGAGCGTGCGGTCGCCGATGCCCGGGACGCGTCCGAGATCGGCGACGCGCGTGAAGCGGCCGTGCGCGGAACGCCACGCGATGATGCGCGCGGCCATCGCCGGGCCCACGCGCGGGAGCGTCTCCAGCTGCTCCGCCGTGGCCGTGTTGAGGTCCACCGGCGCCGACGGGCTCGCGCTCCCGCCGCTCCCGCCGCTCGCGCCCGACGTCGCGGGAGCCGCCGGTGCCTCCCCCTGGCGCGGCACGACGAGCTGCTCGCCGTCGGAGAGGACGCGGGCCAGGTTCACGCCCGCGGTGTCGGCGCCGTCGGCGAAGCCGTGCGCGGCGGCGAGGGCGTCGACCACGCGGCTCCCCGGCGCCAGCGGGTAGAGCCCCGGGGAGGCCACCGCGCCGACGACGTGCACGTAGATGGGCGTCGTCGCACCCGCGGCGGATCCCCCGCTCGCGCTGCTCCCGTCGACCGCGGCGTCCGCACCCGCCTCGCCGCCAGCGGACCCGACCGGGTCCGCCGCGTCCGAGTCGGAGCCCGAGCCCGAGCCCGAGCCGGTGGGCGCCGCGGAGCTGGGATGCGACGCGGTGGGCGCCGTCGACGAGGCCTCACCCGCGGACTGCACGGCGGTGACGAGGATCGCCACCACGAGGGCGGCGCCGACCAGCACGGCCGCCGCCCCGACGCCGACGCGGAGACGGACGCGCGCCCGCTGCCCGGGGAGCGGATGCGCGTCGTCGGGCTCGCGGGGTGCCCGCGGGTCGGCGTGGGACGGCTCCTCCACCGCCAGGTCCCGGAAGGGAACCTCCCCGTCCGAGGGCCACGTCGCGTCGAACTCCTCGCCGCCCTCGGACCAACCCGGCTGCTCGGCGGCATCGGGACCGGGACCGGGACGGCGGAGGGGGCGCATGCGGGCACGGTAGGCGGGACGCCGCGGCATCCGGCCTCCGCGGCGCGGTCTGGGGATCGCCGACGCGGATCCGCCCTGGGATGGAGCGGGGGCGGCCCGTCGCCGGACCGCCCCCGTGTCACCGCGACGTCGCGTCGCGGGCCGCCCGTCAGGGAGCGGGCGTGGTGGTGATGCTCACGATCTTGGGCGCGCGCACGATGACCTTGTCGATCGTGCGCCCGGCGGTGGACCGCTTGACGCCCGCGGTCTCCCGCGCGAGCGCCTCGAGCTCGTCCGCGCCGATCTTGGCGTCGACCTCGAGCTTGTCGCGCACCTTGCCGTCGACCTGCACGACGGCCGTCACCGTGTTCACGACGAGCAGGTTGCGGTCGGCCTTGCGCCAGCCGGCGAACGCGACCGAGCCCTCGCGGCCGAGGCGCTTCCACATGTCCTCCGCCGTGTACGGCGCGAACAGGCTGAGCGCGATGGCGACGACCTCCGTCGCCTCCCGCACGGCCGCGTCGCCGCCGCCCGGGCCCTGGTCGATGGTCTTGCGGATGGCGTTGACGAGCTCCATGGTGCGCGCGATGACGACGTTGAACTTGAACGCCTCGAGCATGCCGGGCGCCTCCGCGAGGAAGCGGTGGGTGACGCGGCGGAGCGCCTCGTCCCCCGTCTTCCACTCGACCTCGGGCGCGCTCGTGATGTCGCCCGTGAGCCGCCAGGCGCGCGCGAGGAACTTCGCGGAGCCGGACGGGGACACGTCCTCCCAGTCGATGTCGTCCTCCGGCGGGCCGGCGAACGCCATGGTCAGGCGGATGGCGTCGACGCCGTGGCGGTCCATCTCGCTCCCGAGGTCGACACCGCCCTTGCTCTTCGACATCTTGCTGCCGCCGGAGAGCACCATGCCCTGGTTGAGCAGCGCGCTGAACGGCTCGGTGAAGGTGACGTAGCCGAGGTCGAACAGGACCTTGGTGATGAAGCGCGAATACAGCAGGTGCAGGATCGCGTGCTCCACGCCGCCCACGTACTGGTCGATGGGCGCCCAGCGGTCGGCGTCGGCCGGGTCGAACGCCTTGGTGGCGTCGTTCGGCGACAGGAAGCGCAGCCAGTACCAGGAGCTGTCCATGAACGTGTCCATGGTGTCGGGGTCGCGCGTGGCCGAGCTGCCGTCGACGGGGCTCGCGACGTTCGACCACTCCGTGGCGGCGGCCAGCGGCGACTTGCCCTTCGGCGTGAGGTCGAGGCCCGCGGTGTCCGGCAGGCGGACGGGCAGCTGGTCCTCGGGCACGCGGATCTCGGTGCCCTCGGCGTCGTAGACGATGGGGATGGGCGTGCCCCAGAAGCGCTGGCGCGAGATGAGCCAGTCGCGCAGGCGGTAGCTCTTCGCGGCGCGTCCGCGGCCCTCGGCCTCCAGCTGCTCGATGACGCGCTTGATGGCCGGCTGCTTGCTCAGGCCGTTCAGCGAGCCGGAGTTGATGAGGCGGCCCTCGCCGGGGAGCGCCACGCCCGTGCGACCGGGCAGCACCTCCTCGAGGTCCGGCAGCTCGCCGTCCTCGGGGATGATGCGGATCGCGCCCGTGACGGGCTGCGTGGTGTCGACGACGACGCGCACGGGCAGGTCGAAGGCGCGCGCGAAGTCGAGGTCGCGCTGGTCGTGCGCGGGCACGGCCATGACCGCGCCCGTGCCGTAGTCGGCGAGCACGTAGTCGGCCGCCCAGACGGGGATCCGCTCGCCGTTGACCGGGTTGATCGCCGTGCGCCCGAGCGGGATGCCGGTCTTGGGGCGATCGGTCGTGGAGCGCTCGATCTCGTTGAGGCGCTGCGTGCGCTCGAGGTAGCCGCGGAAGTCCTCGCGGATCTCCTCGGACGCGCCCTCGACGAGCTCCGCGGCCAGGTCGCTGTCGGGCGCGACGACCATGAAGGTCGCGCCGTGCAGCGTGTCCGGACGCGTGGTGAACACCGTGACGGGCTCGTCGCGGCCCTCGACGACGAAGTCGACCTCCGCGCCGATCGAGCGGCCGATCCAGTTGCGCTGCATGCTGAGGACCTTGGCGGGCCACGTGCCCTCGAGCTGGTTCAGGTCGTCGACGAGGCGGTCGGCGTAGTCGGTGATCCGCAGGTACCACTGCGTGAGCTTCTTCTTGACGACGACGGCGCCGGAGCGGTCGGACGTGCCGTCCGGCAGGACCTGCTCGTTCGCGAGCACGGTCTGGTCCACCGGATCCCAGTTCACCCAGCTGTCCTTGCGGTAGGCGAGGCCCTTCTCGTGCATCTTGAGGAACAGCCACTGGTTCCACCGGTAGTACTCGGGGTCGCTCGTGTGGAGCTCGCGCTCCCAGTCGAAGGAGAGTCCGTAGCGCTTCATCGACTGCTTCTGCGTCTCGATGTTCGCGTAGGTCCACTCGCGCGGGTCGACCCCGCGCTTGATGGCCGCGTTCTCCGCGGGCAGGCCGAACGAGTCCCAGCCGATGGGGTGCAGCACGTTGAAGCCCTGCTGGCGCCAGTACCGCGCGACCGCGTCGCCGAGCGCGAACGCCTCCGCGTGGCCCATGTGCAGGTCGCCCGAGGGGTACGGGAACATGTCGAGGATGTACTTGCGCGGGCGGCTGTCGCTCGCGTCCGGCGTGCGGAACGGCTGCTCGCGCTCCCAGACCGCCGACCACTCCGCCTCGATGGCGTGGAAGTCGTAGGTGTCGCCGGGGGTGTCGGGTGTCTCGTGTGCCAAGGGCGCTCTCGATTCGATGCGGGGGTCGCGGCCGTGAAGGCCTCGACAAGACTAGTGAACGCGCGGGTGCGGTCCCGAACCGGTGGGAGGGGCTGCCGGTCAGGCGGGATCGGCCCCGCTGGGGAGGGACGGCCGCGGCGAATCGGGACCGCCGCGCGGGGACTCCACGCGACCCGCCCGGACGGCCGCCAGGAGCGGCGCGGCCTTCACGCGCACCTCCTCGAGCTCCTCCTCGGGGACGGACAGCGCCGTGATCCCGCCGCCCGCGCCGACCGTGGCCCGGCCGTCCGTGACGACCACCGAGCGGATCACCATGGCGAGGTCGACGCGGCCGTCGTCGCCGAACCAGCCGAACGCACCCGCGTAGACGCCGCGCGGTCCGAGTTCGAGCGCCTGGAGGATGCCGACGGCCGCGGACTTCGGGGCGCCCGTCATGGATCCGGCCGGGAACAGCGCCCGCACCGCGTCGACGGCCGAGACGCCGGGCGCCAGCTCGCCCTCGACGCGGCTCACGAGCTGGTGCACCTGCGCGTAGGCCTCGACGGCGAACAGGCTCGTGACGCGCACGGATCCCAGCACGCACACGCGGCTGAGGTCGTTGCGCATCAGGTCGACGATCATGACGTTCTCCGCGCGCTCCTTCTCGCTCGCGAGGAGGTCGGCGCGCGCCCGCGCGTCGGCGGCGGCATCCGCGTGGCGGGGTCGCGTGCCCTTGATGGGCAGCGTGCGCAGGGTGCCGGCCGCGTCGACCTCGACGAACCGCTCGGGCGATGCGCTGACGAGCGTCGTCGTGCCCGCGCGCAGGAAGGCGCCGTGGTGCGTGGGGCTCAGGGCGCGGAGGGCGAGGTGGACGCGGACCGGGTCGACGACGCCCGGGACGGTCGCGCTGTTCGTGAGGCACAGCTGGTAGGCGTCGCCGCGGCGGATGGACTCCTGGCAGGAGCGGATGAGGCCGAGGTAGGCGGCGTCGTCGTGGCGCCAGACGGGCGGCCGGTCGGCGTCGGCGGTGTCGACGGTGGGCTCCGGGACGCCCGACGCGACGGACGCCGCGGCGCGGGCGAGCTCCTCCTCCACGGCATGCGGCCAGGGATCCCCGGCGCGGGCGACGGCCCAGACCTCCCCCGCCCGGTGGTCGAAGGCGAGGAGGCGGTCGACACGGAGGACGGCGGCGGGGACGCGGTCCGCGGCGTCCGCGGAGGCGGTCGGCGGCGCGTGGTGGAGCGGGACGGTCTCCGTCCAGGCGTCGTGCGGGATCCAGCCGACGACGCCCAGCCGGAACGCGAGGCCGTCGGGGAGGACGTCGTGGTCGGCGGCGGGCGCGGAGGACGGCACCGCGGACGCGGGCAGCAGCTCCGCCAGCCCCGCGAACACCCCCCGCGGCCACGCGGCCACGGTGCCGGCGGACGCGGCCAGGTAGCTCCACCCCTCCCCCGCCGAGTCGTCGAGCCAGGCCACATCGCCGGCGGTCTCCTGGGCGAAGAGCGCGAGGAAGACCGCCTCCGGCTCGTGCCAGGCGCCCAGCCGGCGGCCGACGACCCGGCCCGCGGCGCGCGCGTCGCCCTCGTGCATGCTCGGCCTCCCGGTGTCGTGAGCGCACCCGGCGGCCGCCTAGCCTCAAGGGTATGAGTTCCGAGACGATCCTCCGGTGGACCGCGGCCGGCTGGGCGGCGGGCGGCGCGGATCCCGCCGGTGGAGGGGCCGAGGAGGCGCGACCCGCCGGCCACCGGGTGCTCGCGGCCGACTCGTTCCTCGTCGACGGGGGCCGCGTGCTCGCGCTCGACGTCCACCGCCAGCGGTTCCTCGCGTCGCTGCGCCTGCAGGCGGCCGCCGTGCCGGATCCCGCGGCCTTCCTCGACGCCGCGGTCGCCGCGCTGCCCCGCGAGGGGGCGTGGTTCCCGCGCGTGGAGGCGCTCCGCGGGCCGGACGGCGACGTCGCGCGGCTGCTCGTGCGACCGGCGCCGGAGCGCACGGCGTCGGTGGTGCTCCGCGACCACGACGGGCCGGATCCGCGCACGACGCCGCGCGTCAAGGGACCGGACCTGCACGCGCTCGGCGCCCTGCGCAGCCGCGCGTCCCGGTACGGCGCGGGCGAGGCGGTGATCCTCGCGGACGACGGCACCATCGTGGAGGGCGCGTACAGCGCCATCCTGTGGTGGCACGGCGACGCCCTCGCGGTCGTCGAGGGCGACGTGCCGCGGATCCCGAGCGTCACCGAGCGCAGCATCGTCGCCCTGGCCACGGCCCTCGGCGTCGATGTGCTGCACGAGCAGGCCCGGCCGTCCGACCTCGACGGCCGCGAGGTGTGGTCCGTCAGCGCGCTGCACGGGATCCGCCTGGTGCGCGGCTGGATCGACGGCCCGGCGACCGCGGCTGAGCCCGGTCGC
The genomic region above belongs to Clavibacter phaseoli and contains:
- a CDS encoding ComEA family DNA-binding protein is translated as MRPLRRPGPGPDAAEQPGWSEGGEEFDATWPSDGEVPFRDLAVEEPSHADPRAPREPDDAHPLPGQRARVRLRVGVGAAAVLVGAALVVAILVTAVQSAGEASSTAPTASHPSSAAPTGSGSGSGSDSDAADPVGSAGGEAGADAAVDGSSASGGSAAGATTPIYVHVVGAVASPGLYPLAPGSRVVDALAAAHGFADGADTAGVNLARVLSDGEQLVVPRQGEAPAAPATSGASGGSGGSASPSAPVDLNTATAEQLETLPRVGPAMAARIIAWRSAHGRFTRVADLGRVPGIGDRTLASLTPLVRV
- the leuS gene encoding leucine--tRNA ligase encodes the protein MAHETPDTPGDTYDFHAIEAEWSAVWEREQPFRTPDASDSRPRKYILDMFPYPSGDLHMGHAEAFALGDAVARYWRQQGFNVLHPIGWDSFGLPAENAAIKRGVDPREWTYANIETQKQSMKRYGLSFDWERELHTSDPEYYRWNQWLFLKMHEKGLAYRKDSWVNWDPVDQTVLANEQVLPDGTSDRSGAVVVKKKLTQWYLRITDYADRLVDDLNQLEGTWPAKVLSMQRNWIGRSIGAEVDFVVEGRDEPVTVFTTRPDTLHGATFMVVAPDSDLAAELVEGASEEIREDFRGYLERTQRLNEIERSTTDRPKTGIPLGRTAINPVNGERIPVWAADYVLADYGTGAVMAVPAHDQRDLDFARAFDLPVRVVVDTTQPVTGAIRIIPEDGELPDLEEVLPGRTGVALPGEGRLINSGSLNGLSKQPAIKRVIEQLEAEGRGRAAKSYRLRDWLISRQRFWGTPIPIVYDAEGTEIRVPEDQLPVRLPDTAGLDLTPKGKSPLAAATEWSNVASPVDGSSATRDPDTMDTFMDSSWYWLRFLSPNDATKAFDPADADRWAPIDQYVGGVEHAILHLLYSRFITKVLFDLGYVTFTEPFSALLNQGMVLSGGSKMSKSKGGVDLGSEMDRHGVDAIRLTMAFAGPPEDDIDWEDVSPSGSAKFLARAWRLTGDITSAPEVEWKTGDEALRRVTHRFLAEAPGMLEAFKFNVVIARTMELVNAIRKTIDQGPGGGDAAVREATEVVAIALSLFAPYTAEDMWKRLGREGSVAFAGWRKADRNLLVVNTVTAVVQVDGKVRDKLEVDAKIGADELEALARETAGVKRSTAGRTIDKVIVRAPKIVSITTTPAP
- a CDS encoding anthranilate synthase component I family protein — its product is MHEGDARAAGRVVGRRLGAWHEPEAVFLALFAQETAGDVAWLDDSAGEGWSYLAASAGTVAAWPRGVFAGLAELLPASAVPSSAPAADHDVLPDGLAFRLGVVGWIPHDAWTETVPLHHAPPTASADAADRVPAAVLRVDRLLAFDHRAGEVWAVARAGDPWPHAVEEELARAAASVASGVPEPTVDTADADRPPVWRHDDAAYLGLIRSCQESIRRGDAYQLCLTNSATVPGVVDPVRVHLALRALSPTHHGAFLRAGTTTLVSASPERFVEVDAAGTLRTLPIKGTRPRHADAAADARARADLLASEKERAENVMIVDLMRNDLSRVCVLGSVRVTSLFAVEAYAQVHQLVSRVEGELAPGVSAVDAVRALFPAGSMTGAPKSAAVGILQALELGPRGVYAGAFGWFGDDGRVDLAMVIRSVVVTDGRATVGAGGGITALSVPEEELEEVRVKAAPLLAAVRAGRVESPRGGPDSPRPSLPSGADPA
- a CDS encoding aminotransferase class IV — protein: MSSETILRWTAAGWAAGGADPAGGGAEEARPAGHRVLAADSFLVDGGRVLALDVHRQRFLASLRLQAAAVPDPAAFLDAAVAALPREGAWFPRVEALRGPDGDVARLLVRPAPERTASVVLRDHDGPDPRTTPRVKGPDLHALGALRSRASRYGAGEAVILADDGTIVEGAYSAILWWHGDALAVVEGDVPRIPSVTERSIVALATALGVDVLHEQARPSDLDGREVWSVSALHGIRLVRGWIDGPATAAEPGRVRAWRTRLDALRRELPTG